One stretch of Rhipicephalus sanguineus isolate Rsan-2018 chromosome 10, BIME_Rsan_1.4, whole genome shotgun sequence DNA includes these proteins:
- the LOC119406400 gene encoding zinc finger protein 37-like, with protein sequence MCAYVTSNRTHMKDHLRIHTGERPHKCNICGKAFMQKGHLVTHLRIHTGERPFQCHLCPTTFRQKISLMAHLPTHTRSGGRSTKHISAKPTRWQHGANQRPNNSSIVQVGQHFLVVENSGSAPESVNTELHTCGYCNKCFATRGNLNTHLRIHTGERPFQCHFCPRSFTQKANLVHHVRTHTGEKPYQCRFCPMAFARKLPCKYHELRKHLKVAATR encoded by the exons ATGTGCGCCTACGTGACGTCAAACCGAACCCACATGAAGGATCACCTGAGAATACACACGGGCGAGCGTCCGCACAAGTGTAACATCTGCGGCAAAGCCTTCATGCAGAAGGGACACCTAGTCACGCACCTCCGCATCCACACCGGCGAGAGACCTTTCCAGTGCCACCTCTGCCCCACCACCTTCAGACAAAAGATAAGCCTCATGGCTCATTTGCCGACGCACACAAGAAGTGGTGGCAGGAGCACAAA ACACATATCAGCAA AACCCACCAGGTGGCAGCACGGTGCCAATCAGCGCCCAAACAACTCATCCATCGTACAAGTGGGACAACATTTTTTGGTTGTGGAAAACAGTGGAAGTGCCCCTGAAAGTGTGAACACTGAGCTTCACACCTGTGGCTACTGCAACAAGTGCTTTGCTACGCGTGGCAACCTGAACACTCACCTCCGCATACACACTGGCGAGAGGCCATTTCAGTGCCACTTCTGCCCCCGATCCTTCACGCAGAAGGCCAACCTCGTACATCACGTGCGAACGCACACAGGGGAGAAACCATATCAGTGTCGCTTTTGTCCCATGGCCTTCGCGCGCAAGTTGCCATGCAAGTACCACGAGCTCCGCAAACACTTGAAAGTGGCTGCTACTCGTTGA